One genomic window of bacterium includes the following:
- a CDS encoding prolipoprotein diacylglyceryl transferase: protein MKPVLFQIGPFPVSSFGVFLLVAFVAGILVLRARTTRWRWDAGEVLDLSLYSIIGGVVGARIGYVLVNLRDFAADWLRVFTIWRDAGLAFYGALVGGAIVAWLYSRRRGWDLDWLADAAAPGLALGYAIAMIGTLLYGLNYGRATAVPWAVVLFGEPRHPTQLYLMVAALVIFGIVQSAAGRPHAPGRVFWTFLGLYGIARVVVEVFMDSPRVVGALTLAQIVSLIVIVLSVVMWFALGRRPAAEGPAGPADQGEVSAGDDRESVPSEPGAPQL, encoded by the coding sequence ATGAAGCCCGTGCTGTTCCAGATCGGGCCGTTTCCCGTGTCCTCGTTCGGCGTGTTCCTGCTCGTGGCGTTTGTCGCGGGGATCCTCGTGCTCCGGGCAAGGACCACCCGGTGGCGCTGGGACGCCGGCGAGGTCCTCGATCTCAGCCTCTACTCGATCATCGGCGGCGTCGTCGGCGCGCGCATCGGCTATGTGCTCGTCAACCTTCGGGACTTCGCCGCCGATTGGCTCCGCGTGTTCACCATCTGGCGGGATGCCGGACTCGCCTTCTACGGCGCACTCGTGGGCGGGGCGATCGTGGCATGGCTGTACAGCCGGCGGCGTGGCTGGGATCTCGACTGGCTCGCGGACGCCGCCGCCCCCGGCCTGGCCCTGGGGTACGCGATCGCAATGATCGGGACGCTCCTCTACGGGCTCAATTACGGGCGGGCGACTGCGGTGCCCTGGGCGGTCGTGCTGTTCGGCGAGCCGCGTCACCCGACGCAGTTGTATCTGATGGTCGCCGCGCTCGTCATCTTCGGAATCGTGCAGTCCGCGGCCGGCCGGCCGCACGCGCCGGGCCGCGTGTTTTGGACGTTTCTCGGCCTCTACGGGATCGCGCGGGTGGTGGTCGAGGTTTTCATGGACAGCCCCCGCGTCGTCGGAGCGTTGACGCTCGCGCAGATCGTGAGTCTCATCGTCATCGTGCTGTCGGTCGTGATGTGGTTCGCGCTCGGCCGCCGGCCGGCCGCGGAGGGGCCCGCCGGTCCCGCCGACCAGGGGGAGGTCTCGGCCGGGGATGATCGGGAGTCCGTTCCGTCCGAGCCCGGTGCACCCCAGCTCTAG
- a CDS encoding RluA family pseudouridine synthase: MSVHRFDAAAADAGRRLDVVIAGRLPSLSRTRIAQLASGGRVRVDGRPRKPAFRVRRGQAVEVAVPAPVPSGVRPEALPIEVVLEDADLVVVNKPAGMTVHPAPGHPSGTLVNALLARVRDLSGIGGELRPGVVHRLDKDTSGLLVVAKTDAAHRALASQFKAHTARRTYLAVVRGRVRRDDGTVAAPLGRHPVRRLRIAVVARGRQAVTHYTVLERYRDATLLACRLETGRTHQIRVHLAHIGHPVLGDPIYGRARAPEMARQALHAARLEFVHPRTGRPVVCTAPVPPDLAQLLARLRSDAAISEAVPPGLRREPKMRRP, from the coding sequence TTGTCCGTCCATCGCTTCGACGCCGCGGCGGCCGACGCCGGCCGACGCCTCGACGTCGTCATCGCCGGCCGCCTGCCGTCGCTCTCGCGGACGCGCATCGCGCAACTCGCGTCCGGCGGACGGGTTCGGGTTGACGGCCGGCCGCGTAAGCCGGCGTTCCGCGTGCGGCGGGGTCAGGCCGTCGAGGTGGCGGTGCCGGCCCCGGTGCCGTCCGGCGTGCGGCCGGAGGCGCTTCCCATCGAGGTCGTGCTCGAAGACGCGGATCTCGTCGTCGTCAACAAACCGGCCGGGATGACGGTGCATCCGGCGCCCGGCCATCCCTCCGGGACGCTCGTCAACGCCCTGCTGGCCCGTGTGCGCGATCTGTCCGGCATCGGCGGTGAGTTGCGTCCGGGCGTCGTGCACCGCCTCGACAAGGACACGTCCGGGCTGCTTGTCGTGGCGAAGACGGATGCGGCGCACCGGGCACTCGCGTCCCAGTTCAAAGCCCACACGGCGCGGCGGACGTATCTCGCCGTCGTGCGCGGTCGTGTGCGCCGCGACGACGGCACCGTGGCCGCCCCGCTCGGCCGGCATCCTGTGCGGCGCCTGCGGATCGCCGTCGTCGCGAGGGGCCGTCAGGCGGTCACGCACTACACCGTCCTCGAGCGCTACCGTGACGCAACGCTGCTCGCGTGCCGGCTCGAAACGGGACGGACGCATCAGATCCGGGTGCACCTCGCGCACATCGGCCACCCGGTGCTCGGCGATCCGATCTACGGCCGCGCGCGCGCCCCGGAGATGGCGCGGCAGGCCCTGCACGCCGCCCGGCTCGAGTTCGTGCATCCGCGGACCGGGCGGCCGGTCGTCTGCACGGCGCCGGTGCCGCCGGATCTCGCGCAGCTGCTGGCCCGGCTGCGCAGCGATGCGGCGATTTCGGAAGCCGTACCTCCGGGCCTGCGGCGCGAGCCAAAGATGCGACGCCCATGA
- the pyrR gene encoding bifunctional pyr operon transcriptional regulator/uracil phosphoribosyltransferase PyrR, which produces MERREKARVMDQETIRRTITRMAHEIVERNKGAAGLSLVGIQRRGVHLAERLATAIAAAEGAEIPVGTLDVTAYRDDRDMRAPGGAADTRLPFQVAGRQIVLVDDVLYTGRTVRAAIAALIDRGRPSGIQLAVLVDRGHRELPIRPDYVGKNLPTSSREQVAVRLRELDGVDEVVIEEPV; this is translated from the coding sequence GTGGAGCGACGGGAAAAGGCGCGGGTGATGGATCAGGAGACGATCCGGCGGACCATCACGCGCATGGCCCACGAGATCGTCGAGCGCAACAAGGGCGCGGCCGGCCTGTCGCTCGTCGGGATCCAACGCCGCGGGGTGCATCTTGCCGAGCGGCTGGCCACCGCGATCGCGGCGGCGGAAGGCGCGGAGATTCCCGTCGGCACGCTCGACGTGACCGCGTATCGCGACGATCGGGACATGCGCGCGCCGGGCGGCGCGGCCGATACGCGGCTGCCGTTTCAGGTCGCCGGGCGGCAGATCGTGCTGGTGGACGATGTCCTCTACACCGGCCGCACCGTCCGCGCGGCGATCGCCGCGCTGATCGACCGCGGCCGGCCCTCGGGCATTCAGCTCGCGGTCCTGGTCGATCGCGGCCACCGCGAATTGCCGATTCGCCCGGATTACGTCGGCAAGAATCTGCCGACGTCGTCGCGCGAACAGGTGGCCGTGCGGCTCCGGGAGCTGGACGGCGTGGACGAGGTCGTCATCGAAGAGCCGGTGTGA
- a CDS encoding NFACT RNA binding domain-containing protein: MFPPPAFDALSLAAIARDLGAHTGDRLAGVRQPDPQTIVLGLRSGPRTVGLYCSIHPQAARIHLGGGPPAGERLGPFGLMLRSRLIDARIARVDQPALERILFLEIETLDGPHTLVAEIMGRHSNLLLARGPAAAVETSGDATVVGALKIVTEQMSPRRPVLPGKPYRLPPSDRPRADAVDQGALAGILAGDRPVWRALAQGVQGLGPVLGREAALRAGLDPDTPAARAADAAAALASAVRALAGAFRAEAFAPTLYLRGGRPAAFAAVPLDIYATLDAVRVGTMSEAVRRYYEAAACTPVLDERRRALAAAVASALRQNRRALEANRAALAESEAAERFRVMGELLLTYGREARPGASAVSVPDHTAGGASIDIPLDPALGPVENAQRYFRRYAKARAAAHAVPARIAALESTILALREAAVQIDTAGSADDLYEVHADLVARRLLRRPPRTRPAARSGPRRFETPSGGVILVGRSARENDHVTFHAAGPEDLWLHARAVPGAHIILKTPGPAGEADVRTAAEIAAYYSEARHTAAAAVDCVPRKRVRKARGAPPGAVIYEGERTLRVTPALPGPPRLSRGRPAAR; this comes from the coding sequence ATGTTTCCCCCACCGGCGTTCGATGCGCTCTCGCTGGCCGCGATCGCGCGCGATCTAGGCGCGCACACCGGGGACCGGCTGGCCGGCGTCCGCCAGCCGGACCCGCAGACAATCGTCCTCGGTCTTCGGAGCGGACCCCGGACCGTGGGCCTGTATTGCTCGATTCATCCGCAGGCTGCGCGGATCCATCTCGGCGGCGGCCCCCCCGCCGGCGAACGCCTCGGCCCGTTCGGCCTCATGCTGCGAAGCCGGCTGATCGACGCACGGATCGCGCGCGTCGATCAGCCGGCGCTGGAACGCATTCTCTTCTTGGAGATCGAGACGCTCGACGGTCCGCACACCCTCGTCGCCGAGATCATGGGGCGGCACAGCAATCTGCTCCTTGCCCGGGGGCCGGCCGCCGCCGTGGAAACATCCGGCGACGCGACGGTGGTCGGGGCGCTGAAAATCGTCACCGAGCAGATGTCGCCCCGGCGCCCCGTCCTCCCCGGAAAACCCTACCGGCTCCCGCCTTCCGACCGGCCGCGCGCCGACGCGGTCGATCAGGGCGCCCTCGCCGGCATCCTGGCCGGAGACCGGCCGGTATGGCGCGCCCTGGCGCAGGGCGTGCAGGGACTCGGGCCCGTTCTCGGTCGCGAGGCCGCGCTGCGCGCCGGCCTGGATCCCGACACGCCGGCCGCCCGGGCGGCGGACGCCGCGGCCGCCCTCGCATCGGCCGTCCGCGCCCTCGCCGGCGCGTTCCGCGCGGAGGCGTTCGCGCCCACGCTCTATCTCCGCGGCGGCCGCCCCGCGGCGTTCGCGGCGGTCCCCCTCGACATCTACGCGACACTCGACGCCGTACGGGTCGGCACGATGAGCGAGGCGGTTCGCCGCTACTACGAGGCGGCGGCGTGTACTCCGGTGCTCGATGAGCGGCGGCGCGCGCTCGCGGCCGCGGTCGCCTCCGCGCTGCGGCAGAACCGGCGGGCACTCGAAGCGAATCGCGCGGCGCTCGCCGAAAGCGAAGCCGCCGAACGGTTTCGCGTCATGGGCGAGTTGCTGCTCACGTACGGACGCGAGGCCCGGCCGGGAGCCTCCGCGGTCAGCGTTCCGGATCACACCGCCGGCGGCGCCTCGATCGACATCCCCCTCGATCCGGCGCTCGGACCGGTCGAGAACGCCCAGCGGTACTTCCGCCGCTATGCGAAGGCCCGGGCGGCCGCGCACGCGGTGCCGGCGCGCATCGCGGCCCTCGAGAGCACGATCCTCGCGCTGCGCGAAGCCGCCGTGCAGATCGACACGGCGGGCTCCGCCGACGACCTGTACGAGGTGCACGCCGACCTCGTGGCCCGGCGCCTCCTGCGCCGTCCGCCGCGGACCCGACCGGCGGCGCGCTCCGGACCGCGCCGGTTCGAGACGCCGAGCGGGGGTGTCATCCTCGTAGGCCGCAGCGCCCGGGAGAACGACCACGTCACGTTCCACGCCGCCGGCCCGGAGGATCTGTGGCTGCACGCGCGCGCGGTGCCGGGGGCCCACATCATCCTCAAGACCCCCGGGCCGGCCGGGGAGGCCGACGTGCGGACCGCGGCGGAGATCGCCGCGTACTACAGCGAGGCCCGCCACACGGCCGCGGCGGCGGTCGACTGCGTGCCGCGGAAGCGGGTGCGGAAGGCCCGCGGCGCGCCGCCGGGCGCGGTGATCTACGAAGGAGAACGGACGCTGCGGGTCACACCTGCGCTGCCGGGGCCGCCCCGACTGTCGCGGGGCAGACCGGCCGCGCGTTAG
- a CDS encoding YicC/YloC family endoribonuclease, whose amino-acid sequence MPDFLTVARSMTGFGAGEIATAMGRYGVEIRAVNHRFSEVVVRLPRDLSPLEDRVRGLVQSRVLRGRLDVAIVRDDYARRPRTVKADVELAKAYVAALDGLRETLPVSGGLDLSLLLSLPDLVKVEEEKEDVEASWPAVERGVGAALDRLVAMRDAEGARLAGDLRERLLRIQHLADAIAERAPGVVEDYRARLGRRVAELAGAVAVDPARLATEVAVFADRADITEELTRLRGHLEQSRATLSESGAIGRTLEFIVQEMGRETNTIGSKANDLEITRRVIAVKGELESLREQIQNVE is encoded by the coding sequence ATGCCGGACTTCCTGACCGTGGCACGGAGCATGACGGGCTTCGGGGCAGGAGAGATTGCGACCGCGATGGGCCGCTACGGCGTAGAGATTCGCGCCGTCAACCACCGGTTCAGCGAGGTGGTGGTGCGGCTGCCCCGGGATCTGTCGCCGCTTGAAGACCGGGTCCGCGGTCTCGTCCAGAGCCGGGTGCTCCGGGGGCGTCTCGATGTGGCGATCGTCCGGGACGATTACGCGAGACGACCCCGGACCGTCAAGGCCGACGTGGAGCTGGCCAAGGCCTACGTGGCGGCTCTCGACGGGCTCAGAGAGACGCTGCCGGTTTCGGGGGGCCTGGATCTCTCGCTCCTGCTGTCGCTTCCCGACCTTGTCAAGGTCGAAGAGGAGAAGGAAGATGTGGAGGCGTCCTGGCCCGCGGTCGAACGCGGCGTGGGGGCGGCCCTCGACCGGCTCGTCGCGATGCGGGACGCGGAAGGCGCTCGTCTTGCCGGCGATCTCCGCGAGCGCCTCCTGCGGATCCAGCACCTCGCCGACGCGATCGCCGAGCGGGCGCCCGGCGTCGTCGAGGACTACCGCGCGCGCCTCGGACGCCGAGTGGCGGAGCTCGCCGGCGCCGTCGCCGTCGACCCGGCCCGGCTCGCCACGGAGGTCGCGGTGTTCGCCGATCGCGCCGATATCACGGAGGAGCTGACGCGCCTGCGCGGCCATCTCGAGCAGAGCCGGGCGACGCTCAGCGAGTCCGGGGCCATCGGCCGGACGCTGGAGTTCATCGTTCAGGAGATGGGCCGCGAGACGAATACGATCGGCAGCAAGGCGAACGATCTCGAGATCACCCGGCGCGTCATCGCGGTCAAGGGCGAGCTCGAGAGCCTGCGCGAGCAGATTCAGAACGTCGAGTAG
- a CDS encoding cytidylate kinase family protein: MILTVSGEIGAGKSTVARALAQTLGLRYLSGGDVFREEARRRGLTLSALGELAERDPSIDRMIDQLQVHAARGGAIVVDSRLSGWLVDGDFRVWLRAPLDVRARRVAARDAAPVEAARAAIENREACERRRYAGLYQIDLGDLTRYHLVLDTAVWRAEDITQAIAALARAFCGERSGQRA; the protein is encoded by the coding sequence ATGATTCTGACGGTGAGCGGGGAGATCGGCGCCGGGAAGAGCACCGTTGCGCGGGCGCTGGCACAGACGCTCGGGCTCCGCTATCTCTCCGGCGGCGACGTGTTTCGTGAAGAGGCGCGGCGGCGCGGTCTGACGTTGTCGGCGCTCGGCGAGCTCGCGGAGCGGGATCCCTCGATCGACCGGATGATCGATCAATTGCAGGTGCACGCCGCGCGCGGCGGCGCGATCGTGGTCGACAGCCGTCTGAGCGGCTGGCTGGTCGACGGCGACTTCCGGGTCTGGCTGCGTGCGCCGCTGGACGTGCGCGCCCGCCGTGTCGCGGCCCGCGACGCGGCGCCGGTCGAGGCGGCGCGGGCCGCGATCGAGAACCGCGAGGCGTGCGAGCGCCGGCGCTACGCCGGATTGTATCAGATCGACCTGGGCGACTTGACCCGCTACCATCTCGTGCTCGATACGGCGGTGTGGCGGGCGGAGGATATCACCCAGGCGATTGCGGCGCTCGCGCGCGCGTTCTGCGGCGAGCGGTCGGGCCAGCGGGCGTAG
- a CDS encoding flavoprotein codes for MPATLDGRTVVLGISGSIAAYKAAVLVRLLRARGAEVYVVMTAAASRFISPLTLRALSHQPVVSDMWAGDTPWVEPHVALGERADLLIVAPATADMLARLAAGLGDDPVSATALATRAPVLVAPAMSDAMTASPAVQENLSRLRTRGVHVVGPEHGPLASGRIGLGRMTEPETIVEAAAAILAGGR; via the coding sequence GTGCCCGCGACACTCGACGGACGGACCGTCGTCCTCGGGATCTCCGGGAGCATCGCCGCCTACAAGGCCGCGGTGCTTGTCCGGCTGCTCCGCGCGCGCGGGGCGGAGGTATACGTGGTGATGACCGCGGCCGCGTCGCGCTTCATCAGCCCGCTGACCCTGCGGGCGCTCTCGCATCAGCCGGTGGTGAGCGACATGTGGGCCGGCGACACGCCGTGGGTCGAACCCCACGTCGCGCTCGGCGAGCGCGCCGACCTCCTGATCGTGGCGCCGGCGACCGCCGACATGCTCGCCCGGCTGGCCGCCGGGCTCGGGGACGATCCGGTGTCGGCCACCGCGCTGGCCACGCGCGCGCCCGTGCTGGTCGCGCCGGCCATGAGCGACGCGATGACGGCCTCGCCGGCGGTTCAGGAGAATCTGTCGCGGCTGCGGACCCGCGGGGTGCACGTGGTGGGACCCGAGCACGGTCCGCTGGCGTCGGGCCGCATTGGGCTCGGCCGCATGACGGAGCCGGAGACGATCGTCGAGGCCGCCGCCGCGATCCTTGCCGGCGGACGCTGA
- the priA gene encoding primosomal protein N', producing MDAELRRAAPTEVHAAGADPNLYGEVLLPHTGGLADRPLTYRIPPALRPFAAVGARAEVPLGPRRVLGVLLAVREDDGVRAARPIRDVVDIPDEPPLVTPALLALAREIAAETLSPLGNAVQCLVPPDVLRRRPPSRPRIVVRHPSRPLPARLGRRQAAMLAILDAAPEGVPVSDLVGAGGRDGLRRLLESGLAQLREAVRTPSPGAARPPVHPRDAKSGRRNGGPVRPALLLGHPDARAAWITDAVASAVRDGDRALVVVPEIVDVPPMVESLRRRAAGTMAVLHSGLSRRERRASWMRARDGAADVVVGTRSALFVPLPRLRLIILDNEPAEAHKSDAAPRYHARDVALRRARLEGARAILGASAPSVETYAAAAAGDLSAIRLPPPRSLPVLTVVDMRAERHEGHAGYLSRALVQAVGRHLRAPGGVALLVQRTGYARVLLCRECGAAVRCPACDVAMAYDREAGTVRCRVCARTARAPDVCPRCRGVDLRGVGAGTKRIEEIVRRLFPGLRMARFDAETAGGADRVVRDFAEGRLRLLVGTARLLRAPGLRPTLVGVIDADGPMYVPDFRAAERTLQRLRAAVNWAAASGGGRPAPEVVLQTRVPDHPVMRAIRAGDDAAFYDGELTARRAFGYPPYARLARVVAEASAPAVARALAARIAAAARAQGLDVLGPAVLAAPGHARVQCVLRAADGTALRDGTRAVLARVPVPPGTRLVVDVDPQEMV from the coding sequence GTGGACGCGGAGCTCCGTCGCGCTGCTCCGACGGAGGTCCACGCCGCCGGCGCCGATCCGAACCTGTACGGTGAGGTGCTCCTGCCGCACACCGGCGGGCTCGCCGATCGGCCGCTGACGTACCGAATCCCGCCGGCGCTGCGGCCCTTCGCGGCCGTCGGGGCGCGCGCGGAAGTCCCGCTCGGCCCGCGGCGGGTTCTCGGTGTGCTGCTGGCAGTCCGGGAGGACGACGGGGTCCGCGCCGCACGGCCCATCCGCGACGTGGTCGACATTCCCGACGAACCGCCGCTCGTCACGCCGGCGCTGCTCGCCCTTGCGCGGGAGATCGCAGCCGAGACGCTCTCTCCGCTCGGCAATGCCGTGCAGTGCCTCGTGCCGCCGGACGTACTGCGCCGGCGTCCGCCGTCCCGGCCGCGGATCGTCGTGCGCCATCCGTCGCGGCCCCTTCCGGCGCGTCTCGGCCGGCGGCAGGCCGCGATGCTGGCCATCCTGGACGCCGCGCCGGAAGGCGTCCCGGTCTCCGACCTCGTCGGCGCCGGCGGACGGGACGGCCTGCGGCGGCTTCTTGAGAGCGGGCTCGCGCAACTCCGTGAAGCCGTCCGGACGCCGTCACCCGGCGCGGCGCGCCCGCCCGTGCATCCGCGGGATGCGAAGTCCGGCCGCCGGAACGGCGGGCCGGTCCGTCCGGCGCTGCTCCTCGGGCATCCGGACGCGAGGGCCGCGTGGATCACCGATGCCGTCGCGTCCGCCGTGCGCGACGGGGACCGCGCTCTCGTCGTGGTGCCGGAGATCGTCGACGTGCCGCCGATGGTGGAGTCTCTCCGGCGTCGGGCGGCCGGGACGATGGCGGTCCTTCATTCGGGCCTGTCACGGCGGGAACGCCGCGCGTCGTGGATGCGCGCGCGCGACGGTGCGGCGGACGTCGTCGTGGGGACCCGGTCGGCGCTCTTCGTGCCGCTGCCGCGCCTCCGCCTGATCATCCTCGACAACGAGCCGGCCGAGGCCCATAAGTCCGACGCGGCGCCGCGGTATCACGCGCGGGACGTCGCCCTGCGGCGGGCACGGCTCGAAGGCGCCCGGGCGATCCTCGGCGCGTCGGCGCCGTCCGTCGAAACCTACGCCGCGGCGGCGGCCGGCGATCTGAGCGCGATCCGCCTGCCGCCGCCGCGTTCGCTTCCGGTGCTCACCGTCGTCGACATGCGCGCGGAGCGCCACGAAGGGCACGCCGGGTACCTGAGCCGCGCGCTGGTACAGGCCGTCGGCCGCCATCTGCGGGCTCCGGGCGGCGTCGCGCTGCTCGTCCAGCGGACCGGCTATGCGCGCGTGCTGCTCTGCCGCGAGTGCGGTGCCGCAGTGCGGTGTCCCGCCTGCGACGTCGCGATGGCGTACGACCGCGAAGCCGGCACCGTGCGCTGCCGCGTGTGTGCGCGGACCGCGCGGGCGCCGGACGTCTGCCCGCGCTGCCGCGGCGTCGATCTGCGCGGCGTCGGGGCCGGCACGAAGCGCATCGAGGAGATTGTGCGCCGCCTCTTTCCGGGCCTCAGGATGGCGCGGTTCGACGCCGAGACCGCGGGCGGCGCCGACCGCGTCGTCCGGGACTTCGCCGAGGGCCGGCTGCGGTTGCTCGTCGGCACCGCGCGGCTGCTGCGGGCGCCCGGGCTCCGCCCGACCCTCGTGGGCGTGATCGACGCCGACGGCCCGATGTACGTCCCCGATTTTCGCGCCGCGGAGCGCACGCTGCAGCGGCTTCGCGCGGCGGTGAACTGGGCCGCCGCGTCCGGCGGGGGCCGGCCGGCGCCCGAAGTCGTCCTGCAGACCCGCGTCCCCGATCACCCGGTCATGCGCGCGATTCGCGCCGGCGACGACGCGGCGTTCTATGACGGCGAGCTCACCGCGCGCCGCGCCTTCGGGTATCCTCCGTACGCGCGGCTGGCGCGGGTGGTGGCCGAGGCATCTGCGCCGGCGGTCGCGCGGGCGCTGGCCGCCCGCATCGCGGCCGCCGCCCGGGCCCAGGGGCTGGACGTGCTGGGGCCGGCGGTGCTGGCGGCACCCGGCCACGCCCGCGTCCAGTGCGTGCTGCGGGCCGCGGACGGGACCGCGCTCCGCGACGGGACGCGGGCCGTCCTCGCCCGCGTTCCGGTGCCCCCGGGAACCCGCCTGGTCGTCGACGTGGACCCCCAGGAGATGGTGTGA
- the def gene encoding peptide deformylase produces MTARTLEIVTVGDPRAAILRRRAQAVRTVTRDVRTLIEQMFETLRHARGLGLAAPQVGVAQRVVVIEVRDRRLALVDPEILKRDGEALGTEACLSIPGLLGDVPRATHVVVRARNRRNRYITVDAEGLLARVLQHEVDHLNGVLFPDRVLDPKTLRRVDDEATEVAPESAASADEIRVSGDAAS; encoded by the coding sequence GTGACCGCGCGCACACTCGAGATCGTGACCGTCGGCGATCCCCGCGCGGCCATTCTGCGCCGGCGCGCGCAGGCCGTGCGGACGGTCACGCGCGACGTCCGGACGCTCATCGAGCAGATGTTTGAGACCCTCCGCCACGCGCGCGGACTCGGGCTGGCGGCGCCGCAGGTCGGGGTCGCGCAGCGCGTCGTGGTCATCGAGGTGCGGGATCGCCGCCTCGCGCTCGTGGACCCGGAGATTCTCAAGCGGGACGGCGAGGCGCTCGGCACGGAGGCCTGCCTCAGCATTCCCGGTTTGCTCGGCGATGTTCCGCGGGCGACGCATGTGGTCGTGCGGGCGCGCAACCGGCGCAACCGATACATTACCGTCGACGCCGAAGGACTGCTGGCCCGCGTGCTCCAGCACGAGGTCGACCATCTGAACGGTGTGCTCTTCCCCGACCGCGTCCTGGATCCCAAGACGCTGCGGCGCGTGGACGACGAGGCGACGGAGGTCGCCCCGGAGAGCGCCGCCTCCGCGGACGAGATCCGCGTGTCCGGCGACGCGGCGTCGTGA
- the fmt gene encoding methionyl-tRNA formyltransferase: MFFGTPEFAVPSLDAALAVGEVVAVVTRPDKPRGRGLQVEPPPVARAADEYALEVLQPGSLRDPSFLARLGELAPDVGVLVAFGRLVPPEVLALPPRGIVNVHPSLLPRYRGAAPIARAIAAGETETGVTILYLSEELDAGDIILQRAVPIAPEATTRTLTPHLAAGGAGLLAEALRLIEAGRAPRRAQDASLATWAPRLRREDGEIDWRRPAAGIVNLVRACDPWPGAFTHVQADEVKVWRATASAVSPGRAGAPGTVLDVPNDDRSPLVVAAGDGAVLVHEVQPAAGRRMTAAAYARGHRLDAGTALGRRGGA, from the coding sequence ATGTTCTTCGGCACCCCCGAGTTCGCCGTGCCGTCGCTCGACGCGGCGCTGGCCGTCGGGGAGGTCGTCGCGGTCGTGACGCGCCCGGACAAGCCGCGCGGCCGCGGCCTGCAGGTGGAGCCGCCGCCCGTGGCGCGCGCCGCCGACGAGTACGCGCTGGAGGTGCTGCAGCCGGGGTCGCTGCGCGATCCGTCGTTCCTTGCGCGCCTCGGGGAGCTCGCGCCGGACGTCGGCGTGCTCGTCGCGTTCGGCCGGCTGGTCCCACCCGAAGTCCTCGCGCTGCCGCCGCGCGGCATCGTCAACGTCCATCCGTCGCTGCTGCCGCGGTACCGCGGCGCCGCGCCGATTGCCCGCGCCATCGCGGCCGGCGAAACCGAGACCGGCGTCACGATCCTGTACCTTTCCGAAGAACTGGACGCCGGCGACATCATCCTGCAGCGCGCGGTGCCCATCGCGCCGGAAGCAACGACCCGGACGCTGACCCCGCATCTCGCGGCCGGGGGGGCCGGGTTGCTGGCGGAGGCGCTGCGTCTCATCGAGGCCGGTCGCGCGCCGCGCCGCGCGCAGGATGCCTCCCTCGCGACGTGGGCGCCGCGCCTCCGGCGGGAGGACGGGGAGATCGACTGGCGCCGGCCCGCGGCCGGCATCGTGAATTTGGTCCGGGCCTGCGACCCGTGGCCGGGGGCCTTCACCCACGTGCAGGCCGACGAGGTCAAGGTCTGGCGGGCGACGGCATCTGCGGTATCGCCGGGGCGGGCCGGCGCGCCCGGGACGGTGCTCGACGTCCCGAACGACGACCGGTCGCCGCTCGTCGTGGCCGCCGGCGACGGAGCCGTGCTGGTCCACGAAGTGCAGCCCGCCGCCGGCCGGCGGATGACCGCGGCCGCGTACGCGCGCGGCCACCGGCTCGACGCCGGCACGGCGCTGGGGCGCCGCGGAGGCGCCTGA
- a CDS encoding class I SAM-dependent methyltransferase, with protein sequence MPSRSGKFRVAHHEWHSPEYVQEWIAKDARREADRRALLRRMLALAPFAAAAGLEVLDVGGGYGLVTDEVLSAFPRARVTLQDYSERMIERARRHLAGRGGHVRYILADLRRPSWSGRVGGPFDLVVSAIAIHNLADARAFAACYRAVHAVLKPGGCFLDCDHFDRVGGIDAHLRALRRVGFEAVECAWQVPRTAIVKAVRPQAGGTRAGVASDRRAAD encoded by the coding sequence GTGCCGTCTCGATCGGGCAAGTTTCGCGTCGCCCATCACGAGTGGCATTCGCCGGAGTACGTCCAGGAGTGGATCGCGAAAGATGCCCGGAGAGAGGCGGACCGGCGGGCGCTGCTCCGCCGAATGCTCGCGCTCGCGCCGTTTGCCGCGGCCGCGGGGCTGGAGGTCCTGGATGTCGGCGGCGGATACGGCCTCGTGACCGACGAGGTGCTGTCGGCGTTTCCGCGGGCCCGGGTAACCCTGCAGGATTATTCGGAGCGGATGATCGAACGCGCCCGCCGGCACCTGGCCGGTCGCGGCGGTCACGTCAGGTACATCTTGGCCGATCTTCGCAGGCCGTCCTGGAGCGGACGCGTGGGCGGTCCCTTCGATCTCGTCGTGTCCGCGATCGCGATCCACAACCTGGCCGATGCTCGTGCGTTCGCCGCCTGTTATCGTGCCGTCCACGCCGTGTTGAAGCCGGGGGGCTGCTTCCTCGACTGCGATCACTTCGACCGTGTCGGGGGCATCGACGCGCACCTGAGGGCCCTGCGGCGTGTCGGATTCGAGGCCGTCGAATGCGCGTGGCAGGTGCCCCGGACGGCGATCGTCAAGGCCGTCCGGCCCCAGGCAGGGGGAACGCGTGCCGGCGTTGCGTCGGACCGGCGCGCCGCGGATTAG